A region of uncultured Fusobacterium sp. DNA encodes the following proteins:
- a CDS encoding MBL fold metallo-hydrolase: MNIQTFYLGSLMTNCYLVWNDNNEAYLFDCGGENLGRVETFIKTHGLNLKYMIFTHGHGDHIAGLNRIKELYPDVKVYIGKEDERFLVDGDLNLMKYINGFDFSYDGDYETLKDGDMVGEFKVMDTPGHTIGSKCFYNKENGILISGDTMFRRSFGRYDLPTSDGDMLFRSLRRLCNELPENTKVYSAHSEPTTIGEEKQFLTMQGLI; encoded by the coding sequence ATGAATATACAAACATTTTATTTAGGAAGTTTAATGACAAATTGTTACTTAGTATGGAATGATAATAATGAAGCATATTTATTTGATTGTGGTGGAGAAAATTTAGGAAGAGTTGAAACATTTATAAAAACACATGGATTAAATTTAAAATATATGATATTTACTCATGGACATGGAGATCATATTGCTGGACTTAATAGAATAAAAGAGCTATATCCAGATGTGAAAGTATATATTGGAAAAGAGGATGAAAGATTTTTAGTAGATGGGGATCTTAATCTGATGAAGTATATAAATGGATTTGATTTCTCTTATGATGGAGATTATGAAACTTTAAAAGATGGAGATATGGTAGGAGAGTTTAAAGTTATGGATACTCCAGGACATACAATAGGTTCAAAATGTTTCTATAATAAAGAAAATGGAATTTTAATTTCTGGAGATACTATGTTTAGAAGAAGCTTTGGAAGATATGATTTACCTACAAGTGATGGAGATATGTTATTTAGAAGTTTAAGAAGATTATGTAATGAATTACCTGAAAATACAAAAGTTTATAGTGCTCATAGTGAACCTACAACAATAGGTGAGGAGAAACAATTTTTAACTATGCAAGGATTAATTTAG